The window CTCGAAAGGGCTGGAGTTCGACTGCGTCATCGTCCCCGACGTCGACGACGGGAACTACGCCAACGACATGGACAGGAGCATGCTCTACATCGCCTGCACCAGAGCCATGCACGAACTCCACCTGACCCACCACGGGCCCGTCTCACGCTTCCTGCGATTCGCCGACGAGCCTTCGAACACCGGCGGACAGCCGCGCCGGTCCCGCAGAGATCCGTAACCGCGCGAGTGACGCCCAGGCAGGCTGATCCGGGCGGAAACGGCGATGTCGTAACCACGAGGCGGCGCCATGGAGATTTGGGAAGCCGTGCTGCTCGGGGCGATCGAGGGGTTCACCGAGTTCCTCCCCGTGTCGAGCACCGGCCATCTCACCATCGTCGAGAAGGCACTGGGGTACACGACCGACGATCCGGACATCACCGCCTTCACGGCGATCATCCAGAGTGGTGCCGTGGCGGCGACGATCGTCTACCTCCGGCGGGACCTGTGGCGGGTCAGCACCGCGTGGCTCCTGGGGCTAATCTCCCGTGAGCACCGCCGCCGCCCCAACTACCGCTTCGGCTGGGCGGTGCTGCTTGGCTCGATCCCGATCGGGCTGGTGGGTCTGTTGTTCAAGGATCAGATCGAGACGACGCTGCGGAGCTTGTGGTACGTCGGAGCCGCGCTGGTGGCATGGAGCGGGGTGATGTGGTTCGCCGACCGCCGCGCGACCCAGTCGCGCGGACAAGCCGAGGTGACCTGGCGGGACACGCTGATCATCGGTCTCGCCCAGTGCCTGGCGCTGATTCCCGGTGTGTCGCGGTCCGGGGCGACGATGTCCGCCGGACTCCTGCGGGACCTGGACCGGGTAACCGTCACCCGCATGTCGTTCTTCCTGTCCATTCCGGCGCTGTCAGCCGCCGGAGTACTGCAAGTGGTCGACAAACACCAACAGATCACGGACGGGGTGGGTTGGCCCGCGACCCTGGTAGCGACGGCGGTCAGCTTCGTGGTGGGGTACCTGGCCGTGGCGTGGCTCCTGCGCTACGTCGCGCGCCACAGCTTCGCTGTCTTCATCATCTACCGGGTGGTACTCGGTACCGTGCTGCTGGCGCTGCTCGCCACCGGCACCGTGAGCGCCACCTGAGCCGTCGACGGCTCGATCCGGCTGCTGGCGGTGACCGACGGGTTCCGGCCGGCGGGGATAGCTAGGTTATGCCCCGCATCGTGGCTCTGGTGACGATCCCCGGGCCGGCGAGGGTAGGACAGCTCGACAGCCCGGGAACCAGCGCGCCGGTCGCAATGGCGTACGCGCCAGCCTACCTTCACGTTCAGGTAGAGTCTGGTCCGGGTGGCCGATTACCGATCCGGCATCGGCACGGCGGGCGACAGGCGGGGGTCACGGTGCTGGCGAGGCGTTACGCGGTCGTGCTGGCCGACCGCACTCTCCTGCTGATCTGCGCCGACCGGCACCGCCGGTTCGACGACTACGACGTATTCGAGGTCCACGACCAGGTGCGGGGCATTGTCGAGGGCTCACCCTGGCGGCAGGTCCTGGCCCTGCCACGTCAGGACGTACGACGGGTCGAACGCATCCTGGTAGCGATGTCGAGCGTCGCACCTGACGAGCGTCATCATGGTTGACGTTCGGCACCCGGCGGGCGGCCCATGCCGCGGTACTGCCAACCGGCGCTGGTCCACAACGTCGAGTCCAGGCAGTTGCGGCCGTCGATGACCCGGCGGCCGGCGACCAGCTCACCCAACGCCACCGGGTCGGCGTTACGGAAATCAGCCCACTCCGTCAGCACACACACCAGGTCGGCGTCGCGCACCGCGTCGACGATCGACGGCACATAGTCCAGATCCGGCTGGGCGCGGCGGGCGTTGTCCGTACCCTCCGGGTCGAAAACCCGCACCTGCGCGCCGGTCTTGGCCAGCATCGCCGCCACCGCCAACGACGGCGCGTCCCGTACGTCGTCGGAGTTCGGCTTGAACGTGGCACCGAGCACCGCCACCGTGGTGCCGGACAGGTCCGGTCCGGCCGGCCCGGCCCGGCGGCCCAGCAGCTCGGCCGCCAGCTGCACCACCCGGGTCCGCCGCCGCTGGTTGATCAGATCGACCTCGTGCAGGAACCGCAACGCCTCACCGGCGCCCAACTCCTGCGCCCTCGCCTGGAACGCCCGGATGTCCTTCGGCAGGCAACCCCCGCCGAACCCGACGCCGGCCTGCAGGAACCGGTTGCCGATCCGCGGGTCGTACCCGATCGCCCGCGCCAACTGGGTGACGTCACCACCGGCGACCTCACACACCTCGGCCATCGCGTTGATGAACGAGATCTTCGTGGCCAGGAACGCGTTCGCGGCGACCTTCACCAACTCTGCGGTGGCGAAGTCGGTCACCACCAACGGCACCTCCCGGTCCTCGGTAGCGGCCAGGTCGAACACCCCCTTGTGCGCCGCGAACAGCATCCCGTTGGCCCACTCGCTGCGTACCCCGACGACGATCCGGTTCGGCCGCAGCACGTCCTCGACGGCGAAGCCCTCCTGCAGGAACTCCGGACTCCACACCACCTCGACCCCGAGATCGTCCGGCGCGTGCTTGCTGACCAACTGCTCGATCCACTCCGCGGTGCCGACCGGCACCGTCGACTTGCCCACGATCAACGCCTTGCGGGACAGATGCTGCGCCAGGCTGGTCACCGCCGCCTCGACGTACGACAGGTCCGCGCCCATCCCGTCGGCCCGCTGCGGAGTACCGACGCAGATGAAATGCACATCACCGAACCCGGCGGTCTCCGCCATGTCGGTGGTGAACCGCAACCGCCCGGCCGCCAGACTCCGCTTGAGCAACTCGTCCAGACCCGGCTCGTGGAACGGCACCTCACCAGCGGACAACTTCGCGATCTTGTCAGCGTCGACGTCGAAGCCGATCACCTCGTACCCCAACTCGGCGAAACAGATGGCGTACGTCGCACCCAGATAGCCGGTACCAAGGAAGGTCAGCCGC is drawn from Micromonospora sp. Llam0 and contains these coding sequences:
- a CDS encoding undecaprenyl-diphosphate phosphatase, which translates into the protein MEIWEAVLLGAIEGFTEFLPVSSTGHLTIVEKALGYTTDDPDITAFTAIIQSGAVAATIVYLRRDLWRVSTAWLLGLISREHRRRPNYRFGWAVLLGSIPIGLVGLLFKDQIETTLRSLWYVGAALVAWSGVMWFADRRATQSRGQAEVTWRDTLIIGLAQCLALIPGVSRSGATMSAGLLRDLDRVTVTRMSFFLSIPALSAAGVLQVVDKHQQITDGVGWPATLVATAVSFVVGYLAVAWLLRYVARHSFAVFIIYRVVLGTVLLALLATGTVSAT
- a CDS encoding UDP-glucose/GDP-mannose dehydrogenase family protein; the encoded protein is MTFLGTGYLGATYAICFAELGYEVIGFDVDADKIAKLSAGEVPFHEPGLDELLKRSLAAGRLRFTTDMAETAGFGDVHFICVGTPQRADGMGADLSYVEAAVTSLAQHLSRKALIVGKSTVPVGTAEWIEQLVSKHAPDDLGVEVVWSPEFLQEGFAVEDVLRPNRIVVGVRSEWANGMLFAAHKGVFDLAATEDREVPLVVTDFATAELVKVAANAFLATKISFINAMAEVCEVAGGDVTQLARAIGYDPRIGNRFLQAGVGFGGGCLPKDIRAFQARAQELGAGEALRFLHEVDLINQRRRTRVVQLAAELLGRRAGPAGPDLSGTTVAVLGATFKPNSDDVRDAPSLAVAAMLAKTGAQVRVFDPEGTDNARRAQPDLDYVPSIVDAVRDADLVCVLTEWADFRNADPVALGELVAGRRVIDGRNCLDSTLWTSAGWQYRGMGRPPGAERQP